The Mycolicibacterium hassiacum DSM 44199 genome includes a window with the following:
- a CDS encoding LLM class flavin-dependent oxidoreductase encodes MSGQLHLALALDGHGWHPQAWRHSPDPAPVTGGRYWTGLVTAAERGLLDFVTFDDAFTAQRHRDPELDPHRQTGRPDAVLVASRVAPATRRIGLIPVATVTHTEPFHVSKAIATLDFVSHGRAGWQVRVSPTRHEAELFGRRELPVADGRVDLAELLAEAADAVEVVRRLWDSWEDDAEIRDVATGRFIDRDKLHYIDFTGRFFSVKGPSITPRPPQGQPVVAALAHSRTVYEFASGSVDLVFITPRGDNLPTLLNEVRSAGGETLQVYADLYVSFTGLADPASDAEVFDGSPSELAERILDWHSAGVDGIRLRPAVHALDVPVIVDEVVPALQRAGRFRTGYRAGETLRRRLGLPVAVNRYAGAS; translated from the coding sequence GTGAGCGGGCAGCTGCACCTGGCGCTGGCGCTCGACGGGCACGGCTGGCACCCCCAGGCCTGGCGACACAGCCCCGACCCCGCCCCGGTCACCGGGGGCCGGTACTGGACCGGGCTGGTCACCGCCGCGGAGCGGGGCCTGCTGGACTTCGTCACCTTCGACGACGCGTTCACCGCGCAGCGTCACCGCGATCCCGAACTCGACCCGCACCGGCAGACCGGCCGCCCCGACGCGGTGCTGGTGGCCTCCCGGGTGGCCCCGGCCACCCGGCGCATCGGGCTGATCCCGGTCGCCACCGTCACCCACACCGAGCCGTTCCACGTGTCCAAGGCCATCGCCACGCTGGACTTCGTCTCGCACGGCCGGGCCGGCTGGCAGGTCAGGGTCAGCCCCACCCGGCACGAGGCCGAACTGTTCGGCCGCCGCGAGCTGCCCGTCGCCGACGGCCGGGTCGACCTCGCCGAACTGCTGGCGGAGGCCGCCGACGCGGTCGAGGTGGTGCGCCGGCTGTGGGACAGCTGGGAGGACGACGCGGAGATCCGCGACGTGGCCACCGGCCGGTTCATCGACCGCGACAAACTGCACTACATCGACTTCACCGGCAGGTTCTTCTCGGTCAAGGGCCCGTCGATCACACCCCGCCCACCGCAGGGCCAACCGGTGGTGGCGGCGCTGGCCCACAGCCGCACGGTCTACGAATTCGCTTCGGGCAGTGTCGATCTGGTGTTCATCACGCCACGCGGCGACAACCTGCCGACCCTGCTCAACGAGGTGCGTTCGGCCGGCGGTGAGACGTTGCAGGTCTACGCCGACCTGTATGTCTCGTTCACCGGTCTTGCCGACCCCGCCTCCGACGCCGAGGTCTTCGACGGCAGCCCGAGCGAGCTGGCCGAACGGATCCTCGACTGGCACAGCGCCGGGGTGGACGGGATCCGGCTGCGCCCGGCGGTGCATGCCCTCGACGTCCCGGTCATCGTCGACGAGGTGGTTCCCGCGCTGCAGCGCGCCGGGCGATTCCGCACCGGCTACCGCGCCGGCGAAACCCTGCGCCGGCGGCTGGGGCTGCCGGTCGCGGTCAACCGCTATGCGGGGGCGTCATGA
- a CDS encoding GNAT family N-acetyltransferase has protein sequence MTVSPLVNQLRFVAVSQHDPLAEPLLAGLAVEYATRYGGTVERVGRWLRSYPAAEFAPPGGGLYLGLIDDRPVTGGAFRRFDADTAELKRIWTDAGHRRQGLARVLLAHLESEIGARGYRRIYLTTGDRQPEAEALYESAGYTRLPEPLPAEGEVYPVAFEKVLR, from the coding sequence ATGACGGTTTCGCCGCTGGTGAATCAGCTCCGTTTCGTGGCGGTCAGCCAGCACGACCCGCTGGCCGAACCGCTGCTGGCCGGCCTGGCGGTCGAGTACGCCACCCGCTACGGCGGCACCGTCGAGCGGGTGGGGCGGTGGCTGCGCAGCTATCCCGCCGCCGAGTTCGCGCCGCCCGGCGGGGGCCTCTACCTCGGCCTGATCGATGACCGGCCGGTGACCGGTGGCGCGTTCCGCCGGTTCGACGCCGACACCGCCGAGCTCAAACGCATCTGGACCGACGCCGGCCACCGCCGTCAGGGGCTGGCCCGGGTGCTGCTGGCCCATCTGGAGAGCGAGATCGGTGCGCGCGGGTATCGCCGCATCTACCTGACCACCGGCGATCGCCAGCCCGAGGCCGAGGCGCTGTACGAGTCGGCCGGCTACACCCGGCTGCCCGAACCGCTGCCCGCCGAGGGCGAGGTCTACCCGGTGGCGTTCGAGAAGGTGCTGCGGTGA
- a CDS encoding LLM class flavin-dependent oxidoreductase — MTVPLSVLDLAPISAGSDAATALRNSIDLARHAEDWGYRRYWVAEHHFVAVASSQPAVLIGQIAAATDTIRVGAAAVQLGHTTAIAVVESFGMLDAFYPGRIDLGVGRSGQRRREALAQPAPPDPVRPAAAWRSVDGVVVPAPFDVAAVMRNPRVSARMATLQQPRADTPDFDTQVGDILALLYGSYTVDGVAAHAVPGEGSGLIPWVFGSSAGQSALVAAARGLPFVASYHITPATALDAVAAYREAFRPSRALSEPYVVVSADVVVADDTETARHLAKSYGPWVYSIRAGDGAIAYPDPDTVAPLTGEQEQVVIDRTATQFVGTADEVAERLAALARVTRADELVISTITHRHTDRLRSYELLAKTWGSSG; from the coding sequence ATGACCGTCCCGCTGTCGGTGCTGGACCTCGCGCCGATCAGCGCCGGCAGCGACGCCGCGACGGCGCTGCGTAACAGCATCGATCTGGCCCGGCATGCCGAGGACTGGGGTTATCGCCGCTACTGGGTGGCCGAACACCATTTCGTCGCGGTCGCCAGTTCCCAGCCCGCCGTGCTGATCGGTCAGATCGCCGCCGCCACCGACACCATCCGGGTCGGCGCGGCCGCGGTGCAGCTCGGGCACACCACCGCGATCGCCGTGGTGGAGAGCTTCGGCATGCTCGACGCGTTCTATCCCGGCAGGATCGATCTCGGTGTCGGTCGATCCGGTCAACGCCGCCGGGAAGCCCTGGCCCAGCCCGCCCCGCCGGATCCGGTCCGGCCCGCTGCGGCGTGGCGGTCGGTCGACGGGGTGGTGGTGCCCGCGCCGTTCGACGTCGCCGCGGTGATGCGCAACCCCCGGGTGAGCGCCCGGATGGCGACCCTGCAGCAACCGCGCGCCGACACACCCGATTTCGACACCCAGGTCGGTGACATCCTGGCGTTGCTCTACGGCAGCTACACGGTCGACGGCGTGGCGGCGCACGCGGTTCCCGGCGAGGGTTCGGGGCTGATCCCGTGGGTGTTCGGCAGCAGCGCCGGGCAGAGCGCCCTGGTCGCCGCGGCCCGCGGGCTGCCGTTCGTCGCCAGCTACCACATCACCCCCGCCACCGCGCTGGACGCGGTCGCGGCCTACCGCGAGGCGTTCCGCCCGTCGCGGGCGCTGTCCGAGCCGTATGTGGTGGTCTCCGCCGACGTGGTGGTCGCCGACGACACCGAGACCGCCCGTCATCTCGCGAAAAGCTATGGGCCGTGGGTGTATTCGATCCGCGCCGGGGACGGCGCCATCGCCTACCCCGATCCGGACACCGTCGCGCCGCTGACCGGTGAGCAGGAGCAGGTCGTCATCGACCGCACCGCGACGCAGTTCGTCGGCACCGCCGACGAGGTGGCCGAGCGGCTGGCCGCGCTGGCGCGGGTGACCCGGGCCGACGAACTGGTGATCAGCACGATCACCCACCGGCACACCGACCGGCTGCGCTCCTACGAACTGCTGGCCAAGACCTGGGGGTCGAGCGGATGA